The Petrocella atlantisensis genome has a window encoding:
- a CDS encoding IS3 family transposase (programmed frameshift), translating to MSRKRFNNDFKMEAIRLVTELNRSVPSVANDIGVHPNTIYKWIEQYHKDPNTPFVGSGNLKPEEKELRDAKRKISDLEGGNRYIKKSYHHLHQTTEIKYEFMKAHRFEFRVAKMAKVLRVSRSGYYAWFKRPKSKYKQANDKLLVEIKRVYEASRKTYGSPRVTKQLQLDGITCGKNRVSKIMKNNHIYSITRRKFKATTNSNHRYPVAENLLNQQFETTCPNKIWLSDITYIPTEEGWLYLACIKDVYDKKIVGWSMDKHMTKELAMNALNMAIMRRNPSFGLIHHSDRGVQYASYDYQRLLKTNGIICSMSRSGNPYDNAPMESFFSILKKELIHHKQYKTRDQAKHDIFDYIETFYNSNRLNSAIGYKTPNQCEKQRLSA from the exons ATGAGCAGAAAAAGGTTCAACAATGATTTTAAGATGGAAGCAATCCGATTGGTAACAGAGCTCAATCGAAGCGTCCCAAGTGTAGCAAATGACATCGGTGTTCATCCCAATACAATCTACAAGTGGATTGAGCAGTACCACAAGGATCCTAATACACCCTTTGTCGGAAGTGGAAATCTCAAGCCTGAAGAAAAAGAGCTACGGGATGCCAAACGTAAAATATCCGATCTTGAAG GAGGAAATCGCTATATTAAAAAAAGCTATCACCATCTTCACCAAACCACCGAGATAAAATATGAGTTTATGAAAGCTCACCGCTTCGAGTTTCGTGTGGCAAAGATGGCAAAAGTACTGCGTGTATCTCGAAGTGGTTATTATGCATGGTTCAAACGCCCAAAGAGCAAGTATAAGCAAGCAAATGATAAATTGTTGGTAGAGATTAAAAGAGTCTACGAGGCATCCAGAAAGACCTATGGAAGCCCGAGAGTTACCAAGCAATTGCAGCTAGATGGAATAACTTGTGGAAAGAATCGTGTGAGTAAAATTATGAAAAACAATCACATTTATTCGATTACTCGCCGAAAATTCAAAGCTACAACGAATTCAAATCACAGATACCCGGTAGCAGAAAATCTTTTAAATCAGCAGTTTGAGACAACTTGTCCCAATAAAATATGGCTTTCAGATATAACATACATCCCAACAGAAGAAGGATGGCTCTATCTAGCTTGTATAAAGGACGTCTATGATAAAAAGATAGTTGGTTGGTCAATGGACAAGCATATGACCAAAGAGCTTGCAATGAATGCTCTTAACATGGCAATTATGAGAAGAAATCCATCATTCGGATTAATCCATCACTCTGATCGTGGAGTGCAATATGCCAGCTATGACTATCAACGACTGTTAAAAACCAATGGTATTATATGCAGCATGAGTAGGAGCGGAAACCCTTATGACAATGCTCCTATGGAGTCCTTTTTCAGCATTCTAAAGAAGGAATTAATTCATCACAAACAATACAAAACTAGGGATCAAGCGAAGCATGATATTTTTGATTACATTGAAACTTTCTATAATTCAAATCGCTTGAATTCAGCAATCGGTTATAAAACGCCGAATCAATGCGAAAAACAAAGATTATCCGCCTAA
- a CDS encoding AAA family ATPase encodes MNQKVEDLINNINKVMVGKREAIELITLTMLCNGHVLIEDVPGTGKTTLAIALAKSIGGDFNRISCTPDVMPSDITGFTMYHPKNEAFEYHEGAVMTNIFLADEINRTPPKTQSGLLEAMEERYVSVDGTHHKLPDPFMVIATQNPIEYLGTYPLPEAQLDRFMIKMAIGYPSLEEEMMVMERFKQSNPLDTLESVITLEELKAIQKEILEVRQHDDISRYIVDLVKATRDSKDTLLGISPRGTLFISKMAKGVAYYRGRDYVIPDDVKHIFMSVASHRIVPRPEAKYENRGNEDIIKNVMKLVYVPEGDAFA; translated from the coding sequence TTGAACCAAAAAGTAGAAGATTTGATCAATAACATTAATAAAGTCATGGTTGGAAAAAGAGAGGCAATTGAACTCATAACCTTAACAATGTTATGCAACGGACATGTTCTTATTGAGGATGTACCAGGTACGGGTAAGACAACCTTAGCCATTGCACTGGCAAAATCAATTGGAGGGGACTTTAACCGAATTTCTTGTACGCCTGATGTTATGCCTTCAGATATTACAGGGTTTACAATGTATCATCCTAAAAACGAAGCATTTGAATATCACGAAGGTGCGGTTATGACAAATATCTTCTTAGCAGATGAAATTAATCGTACACCGCCAAAAACTCAATCAGGGTTACTTGAAGCGATGGAAGAAAGATATGTTTCTGTAGACGGCACACATCACAAGTTACCAGACCCTTTTATGGTGATTGCAACACAAAATCCAATTGAATATCTTGGTACCTATCCACTTCCTGAAGCTCAACTTGATCGTTTTATGATAAAAATGGCTATTGGATATCCAAGTCTTGAAGAAGAAATGATGGTTATGGAGCGTTTTAAGCAATCCAATCCTTTGGATACATTAGAATCTGTGATTACACTTGAAGAGCTTAAGGCTATTCAGAAGGAGATTCTAGAGGTTAGGCAACATGATGATATTTCAAGATATATCGTTGATTTGGTAAAAGCAACGAGAGATTCTAAAGATACGCTACTTGGCATAAGTCCACGAGGGACGCTGTTTATCAGTAAAATGGCCAAAGGTGTGGCTTATTACCGAGGTAGAGACTATGTCATACCAGATGATGTAAAACATATATTTATGTCGGTTGCGTCCCATCGCATTGTGCCTCGCCCTGAAGCTAAATATGAAAATCGAGGCAATGAGGATATCATTAAAAATGTCATGAAATTAGTATATGTACCGGAAGGTGATGCGTTTGCGTAG
- a CDS encoding DUF58 domain-containing protein, which translates to MRRTWTIYSVLLVSSMIFNRLLPGYTSSISFYIILFTPVISFAHISLTYYVFKLTHSVDKRFVSKGDEIVYVIKLINPTSFLLAPFSLRYVSSERLFKDAKNDIHHPIIVSEQKTVVIRKKLTCTYRGNYSIGVDRLIICDYFKFFRFNYTAIEQHKILVYPKLRELKSSLLRNISNESNESVISNTTQNQSVFTDVRDYQPGDPLNKIHWKLTAKTGDFISKDYSGQVTNKTKIFLDTYSLNLDSESSIVYEDYMVEGCVSLVHFFLENRIHTQLYYEKFGMHKSEGRSSKDFLRFYDELAKLSFYKEQGFSKLMDDVLHLERDPCHVILMTQHITLPLVEKLVGLKYQNYEISIVVCDRKTMDIEGIESFGDNQCQFILTTSKIPIYYMQHDESSTRLGVT; encoded by the coding sequence TTGCGTAGAACATGGACGATTTATAGTGTATTGCTTGTTTCATCAATGATTTTTAACCGCTTATTACCGGGTTATACCAGTAGCATTAGTTTTTATATTATACTGTTTACACCCGTCATTAGCTTTGCTCATATATCTTTGACGTACTATGTATTTAAGCTCACACATAGTGTTGACAAGAGATTTGTATCAAAGGGTGATGAGATTGTCTATGTCATTAAGCTCATTAATCCAACTTCATTTCTTTTGGCACCATTTTCTCTTCGTTATGTGTCAAGTGAAAGGCTTTTTAAAGATGCAAAGAATGATATTCATCATCCGATTATTGTATCTGAACAAAAGACTGTCGTTATCCGCAAAAAGCTTACTTGTACCTATCGAGGTAATTATTCGATAGGTGTTGATCGCCTTATTATATGTGACTATTTTAAATTCTTCCGATTCAATTACACGGCAATCGAACAACATAAAATTCTTGTTTATCCAAAACTGCGTGAGCTAAAAAGCAGCTTGCTTCGCAATATTAGTAATGAAAGTAATGAAAGCGTTATATCCAATACGACACAAAACCAATCCGTGTTTACGGATGTAAGAGATTACCAACCAGGTGACCCACTAAATAAAATACATTGGAAGTTAACAGCAAAAACAGGAGACTTTATTTCCAAAGACTACTCAGGTCAAGTGACAAATAAAACAAAGATTTTCTTAGATACATATAGCTTGAACTTAGACAGTGAAAGTTCTATTGTCTATGAAGACTATATGGTTGAGGGTTGTGTATCACTGGTGCATTTCTTCCTTGAAAACCGAATACATACACAATTGTATTATGAAAAATTTGGAATGCATAAATCGGAAGGACGAAGCAGTAAAGATTTCCTAAGGTTTTATGATGAACTGGCAAAACTTTCTTTTTATAAGGAACAAGGTTTTTCTAAACTGATGGATGATGTTCTACATCTAGAACGTGACCCGTGTCATGTGATATTAATGACACAGCACATCACATTACCTTTAGTTGAAAAATTGGTAGGCTTGAAATATCAGAATTACGAAATAAGCATTGTAGTCTGTGATCGTAAGACCATGGATATAGAGGGTATTGAGAGTTTTGGAGACAATCAGTGTCAATTTATATTAACCACATCAAAAATACCGATTTATTATATGCAACATGATGAAAGCTCAACAAGGTTGGGGGTGACTTAG
- a CDS encoding transglutaminase domain-containing protein: MFAVFVIGFAILAILSGTFSYVLNIFELFLISGLSFLVYYFILGKRKVLIWSILVSILVITVTSYYLYKKELLESTGIQIANFVKPYYYSMRIQGFYIGRFHQQILILGIGIFLYRVIVAFYRSKKLVVIPPVFGALVIIGAYIAGLFSSIRDRQAFFLFVMATFIYYFEIYYVRLKDSEGYKRRYSFYRLSIVMATLVILLSLVVNNTYRNPFEKSDAKVSTSGMNGESTIDDIDSDQLEMIYNVTDEYKIASSFEHEGIELFKAKTEKLKYYKSQTFNHYVDGVWTNTKNEPIHQDEWPTEPILSSDQVFNEALFFKEEVEVIYQNIYTDSIVTGPYTKDIVLSDLTIPIRVYEDGMFKADEMVGQDYQYTLSIALPKYRTTALTQYLSGLEKDDTDLTSYLLLPDGFDKLKDLTDEITKDLSTDMNKAIAIEEYLKSEYTYNENPEYQQEGDMINEFLFEKQEGFCQQFATSMTLMLRSQGIPSRFVTGFVIGSSQFEIDDIPEEVLYNGRRVIDPYKHVYDSNAHAWVEIYVPNFGWIQFEPTPGQDAVQFSDPIQLNDNIQVQKPSTMDTIIHNDYFGIAIVFIVFAGLVLLLIAFIKRGKRLRRNVKRRLMVDYKLLWIYLKAIQLEKEKHETLREYALRLNKGLINSKTKFDAYINTLEKAFYNDEDPSIEEVEALEDYLADIKHIVKRQMLPIHFYRLRFIEIVLLHK; encoded by the coding sequence GTGTTTGCTGTATTTGTTATTGGATTTGCGATCCTTGCAATTTTATCAGGAACTTTCTCATATGTGCTCAATATATTCGAACTATTTCTTATAAGTGGTTTGAGTTTTCTTGTGTATTATTTTATTTTAGGTAAACGCAAAGTTTTAATCTGGTCGATACTGGTCTCTATATTGGTAATAACCGTGACCAGTTATTATTTGTACAAAAAGGAATTGCTAGAATCAACAGGTATACAGATTGCAAATTTTGTAAAACCCTATTATTATTCAATGAGAATTCAAGGTTTCTATATTGGTCGATTCCATCAGCAAATATTAATACTAGGTATTGGCATCTTCTTGTACCGGGTGATTGTGGCTTTCTATCGTTCAAAGAAATTGGTTGTTATTCCGCCTGTTTTTGGCGCTTTAGTGATTATTGGAGCCTACATTGCAGGATTATTTTCGTCGATTAGGGATCGGCAAGCCTTCTTTCTATTTGTAATGGCAACCTTCATCTATTATTTTGAAATCTATTATGTGAGACTGAAAGATAGCGAAGGTTATAAAAGAAGATATTCTTTTTACCGTCTTTCTATTGTTATGGCAACCCTTGTTATTCTCCTATCCCTTGTTGTGAATAATACCTATCGTAATCCATTTGAAAAGAGTGATGCTAAAGTAAGCACAAGCGGAATGAATGGTGAAAGTACAATAGATGATATCGATTCAGATCAGTTAGAGATGATCTATAATGTAACAGATGAATACAAAATCGCTTCTTCTTTTGAACATGAGGGCATTGAACTCTTTAAAGCCAAGACAGAGAAGCTGAAATACTACAAATCTCAAACCTTTAACCACTATGTTGACGGTGTATGGACCAATACTAAGAATGAGCCGATTCATCAAGATGAGTGGCCAACGGAGCCAATTCTCAGTTCGGATCAAGTGTTCAATGAGGCCTTGTTCTTCAAAGAAGAAGTTGAAGTGATTTATCAAAATATTTATACAGATAGTATTGTCACGGGTCCCTATACTAAGGATATTGTCCTTTCTGACTTAACGATTCCTATTCGTGTGTATGAAGATGGTATGTTTAAAGCAGATGAAATGGTCGGTCAGGATTATCAATATACATTATCCATCGCACTACCAAAATATAGAACAACAGCTTTAACCCAGTACTTAAGTGGTTTAGAAAAGGATGATACGGACCTTACAAGTTACTTATTGCTTCCGGATGGATTTGATAAACTAAAAGACTTAACGGATGAGATTACAAAAGATCTATCAACGGATATGAATAAGGCAATAGCCATTGAAGAGTATTTAAAAAGTGAATATACCTATAATGAGAACCCCGAATATCAACAAGAAGGTGATATGATCAATGAATTCTTATTTGAAAAACAAGAAGGATTTTGCCAACAGTTTGCAACTTCTATGACGTTGATGCTAAGGAGTCAAGGGATTCCATCTAGGTTTGTCACGGGTTTTGTAATAGGTTCGAGCCAGTTTGAAATCGATGATATTCCAGAAGAAGTTCTTTATAATGGAAGAAGAGTTATTGATCCTTATAAACATGTATATGATAGTAACGCTCACGCTTGGGTTGAAATCTACGTGCCTAACTTTGGATGGATTCAGTTTGAGCCTACACCGGGTCAAGATGCTGTACAATTTAGTGATCCTATACAATTAAATGATAACATCCAAGTTCAAAAACCATCAACGATGGATACAATCATTCATAATGATTACTTTGGTATTGCCATTGTTTTCATTGTATTTGCAGGACTTGTCTTATTGTTGATCGCATTTATAAAACGTGGTAAGAGACTAAGACGCAATGTTAAGCGTCGACTCATGGTTGATTATAAATTGTTATGGATATATTTAAAAGCCATTCAGTTAGAAAAAGAAAAACATGAAACATTAAGAGAGTATGCACTGCGCTTGAACAAAGGACTAATCAACAGTAAAACTAAGTTTGATGCTTATATCAACACACTGGAAAAAGCTTTTTATAATGACGAAGATCCAAGTATTGAAGAAGTAGAAGCCTTAGAAGACTATTTGGCGGATATTAAGCACATAGTAAAAAGACAGATGTTACCCATCCATTTTTATCGATTAAGATTTATTGAAATTGTACTACTACATAAATAA